Proteins from a genomic interval of Rubinisphaera italica:
- a CDS encoding ATP-binding protein: MPKFNPRTMMELAIDYMRLSIAETREDGKASPKVGAVLVNVGEEVPSSPRISTAYRGELREGDHAEFTLLERKNRDKKLDDCVLFATLEPCAPNSRNHPKLGCAERIVLARIKEVWVGVADPDPKVDRKGIKYLQDNGVNVHMFDQDLQKIILEENKEFFDQALERAAAAEEEPPTAVILSPLESASPSGLVSDFSDKAMESYLKHSQIDESPGSSELNRRLMLQGLLQYEEGKYKPTGFGLILFGKQPRISMPQSGLLATIHYSNGTEEIFDFEGPQVLVPNQAMQWLKDKLPNVISRSNASRLEKNDLFFELVREGIVNALVHRDYSIEGAKCQLRVFPEKFEILSPGKPVTPITIEQLQSFDAPMLSRNPVLHYVFAKMKLAEERGFGLRSMKNRSNELGLPLPKYTWTDPYLKLTLFPSQEGTVSTLPSTILEQLSSSEREGWKWLSTQGVANTPEYSKAMGVENRTGRRHLQHFVELGLASVNGSGRATRYEVN, translated from the coding sequence ATGCCAAAGTTTAATCCAAGAACAATGATGGAATTGGCAATTGATTACATGAGGTTATCAATTGCGGAAACGCGAGAAGACGGAAAAGCTTCACCCAAAGTTGGAGCTGTTCTTGTCAATGTCGGCGAAGAAGTTCCCTCAAGTCCGAGAATTTCAACAGCCTATAGAGGGGAGCTTCGCGAAGGTGATCATGCTGAATTTACTTTACTAGAGCGAAAAAATCGAGATAAGAAATTAGATGACTGTGTACTGTTTGCGACACTTGAACCCTGCGCACCAAATTCACGAAATCATCCAAAGCTAGGCTGTGCGGAGCGTATAGTATTAGCTCGTATTAAAGAGGTTTGGGTAGGAGTTGCTGACCCAGACCCTAAAGTCGATCGAAAAGGTATTAAATACCTGCAGGACAACGGTGTAAACGTCCACATGTTTGATCAGGACTTACAGAAAATAATTTTGGAAGAGAATAAAGAGTTTTTCGATCAAGCTCTCGAACGTGCCGCTGCTGCTGAGGAGGAACCTCCAACTGCAGTTATTTTGTCTCCTTTAGAGTCTGCTTCCCCATCTGGACTAGTTAGTGATTTCTCAGACAAAGCGATGGAGTCGTATTTAAAACATTCGCAAATCGATGAATCGCCCGGTTCGTCTGAATTAAATCGACGTTTAATGCTGCAAGGACTACTTCAATACGAGGAAGGAAAATATAAGCCGACTGGTTTCGGACTGATTCTGTTTGGAAAACAACCACGGATATCAATGCCTCAATCTGGACTTTTAGCCACCATTCACTATTCGAATGGGACCGAGGAAATCTTTGACTTTGAGGGTCCTCAAGTACTTGTCCCAAATCAAGCTATGCAATGGCTCAAAGACAAGTTGCCTAACGTAATTAGTCGCTCAAATGCTTCTCGATTAGAAAAAAATGATTTGTTCTTTGAACTCGTTAGAGAAGGCATCGTCAACGCTTTAGTGCATCGTGATTACAGTATTGAAGGAGCTAAATGCCAACTCAGAGTATTTCCTGAGAAGTTTGAAATCCTCAGCCCTGGCAAGCCCGTAACGCCAATTACCATTGAGCAGTTGCAGTCATTTGACGCTCCAATGCTCAGTCGGAATCCCGTTCTGCACTACGTCTTTGCAAAAATGAAACTGGCAGAAGAACGGGGATTTGGCTTGAGGTCAATGAAAAATCGTTCTAATGAACTTGGCCTCCCCTTACCCAAATACACATGGACCGATCCTTATCTGAAACTGACACTCTTCCCCTCTCAAGAGGGGACAGTTTCTACTTTACCGTCAACAATACTGGAGCAATTGAGCTCTTCTGAACGAGAGGGATGGAAATGGCTGTCTACTCAGGGCGTTGCAAATACACCTGAATATTCTAAAGCCATGGGTGTCGAAAATCGCACTGGACGGCGACACTTACAACATTTCGTCGAACTTGGATTGGCGAGTGTTAACGGTTCAGGTCGGGCAACACGTTATGAGGTGAACTAA
- a CDS encoding site-specific DNA-methyltransferase, with protein MPKKKKAAKKSIETLTHDDETRKNIPTAELQSVVETEHQGPVRVEYARRNRDLDPQLVWRGKDEQDWSDLVVQASPLYIQEKVHPKVLIDDLLRQSKQKEPAPKQQQLDLFSDFNGVPEGDAKTEFYQHDAHWTNRMILGDSLQVMASLAEREGLRGKVQCIYFDPPYGIKFNSNFQWSTTSRDVKDGKADHITREPEQVKAFRDTWRDGIHSYLTYLRDRLTVARDLLTDSGSIFVQIGDENVHRVRALMDEVFGDDNSVSLISYTTTGGFETGSLSRIGDYILWFAKDKNKLKYRQLFQEKSSSTLKSGDYRYLKFNDGQTRIMSKEERERAEIIPDFARVFRLDNITSQDSPPEPTPFKSQGKVFNPRQGRHWTASYPHGMRRLDWSSRIHFRTNSMAYIRFLDDYPVFQLNNMWNDTAIAGTPEGKLYVVQTNPKVIERCIQMVSDPGDLVLDPTCGSGTTAYVAEQWGRRWITIDTSRVSLALARARIMGARYPYYLLSDSKDGQKKEAEVTRTEPSTAATYGNIRHGFVYERVPHITLKSIANNAEIDVIWEKFEEQLAPLREELSKASKQKTTLEEWEVPRELPEDWPAAAGKLHTKFWKLRIARQKEIDASIAAKADFEYLYDKPYEDKSKVRVAGPFTVESLSPHRILGVDENDDLIDPLDQDNSGDADGFAEMILENLRTAGVQQAHKDDRITFTSLLPWPGDMVCAEGHYQEGETDRRAAIFIGPEFGTVQRQDLVSAAREAADAQFDVLIACAFNYDALSNEFNKLGRIPVLKARMNADLHMAEDLKNTGKGNLFVIFGEPDIEILEEQDNQIRVKVNGVDVFHPNTGEVRSDGPEGIACWFLDTDYNEESFFVRHAYFLGANDPYKSLKTTLKAEINEDAWEALKSDTSRPFEKPESGRIAVKVINHLGDEVMKVFRV; from the coding sequence ATGCCCAAGAAGAAAAAAGCCGCGAAGAAATCCATCGAAACGCTCACGCACGATGACGAAACCCGTAAGAACATTCCCACGGCTGAGTTGCAGTCGGTTGTTGAGACCGAGCATCAGGGGCCGGTGCGGGTGGAGTATGCGCGGCGGAATCGCGATCTCGATCCGCAGCTCGTCTGGCGGGGGAAGGATGAGCAGGACTGGTCCGATCTGGTCGTGCAGGCTTCGCCGCTTTACATTCAGGAGAAAGTCCATCCCAAGGTCCTTATTGACGATTTACTGCGGCAGAGTAAACAAAAGGAGCCGGCCCCGAAACAGCAGCAACTCGATCTGTTTTCCGACTTCAACGGCGTACCCGAAGGAGATGCCAAGACCGAATTCTATCAGCACGATGCCCACTGGACCAACCGCATGATTCTCGGCGACAGCCTGCAGGTGATGGCCTCGTTGGCCGAGCGGGAAGGTCTTCGCGGCAAGGTGCAGTGCATCTATTTCGATCCCCCCTACGGCATCAAATTCAACTCAAACTTCCAGTGGTCAACCACCAGCCGCGATGTCAAAGATGGCAAAGCCGACCACATCACCCGCGAACCCGAACAGGTCAAAGCCTTCCGCGACACCTGGCGCGACGGCATTCATTCCTATCTGACTTATTTACGTGACCGGCTGACCGTTGCCCGGGATTTGTTGACAGATTCGGGATCGATCTTTGTGCAGATCGGTGATGAGAACGTGCATCGTGTGCGGGCGCTGATGGATGAAGTGTTTGGGGATGATAATTCCGTATCACTAATTAGTTACACTACAACTGGAGGTTTTGAAACAGGATCCTTGAGTCGAATTGGTGATTACATTCTCTGGTTTGCAAAAGATAAGAACAAACTTAAATATCGACAATTATTCCAAGAAAAATCTTCTTCAACTCTTAAGAGTGGTGACTACAGATATTTGAAGTTCAATGATGGTCAAACACGTATCATGTCCAAAGAGGAGCGAGAGAGAGCTGAGATTATTCCAGATTTTGCTCGTGTATTCCGACTAGACAATATTACTAGTCAAGATTCGCCTCCAGAGCCAACGCCTTTCAAGTCCCAGGGTAAAGTATTCAATCCGCGTCAGGGCAGACACTGGACTGCTAGTTATCCCCATGGTATGCGTCGGCTTGATTGGTCAAGTAGAATTCATTTTAGAACTAATAGTATGGCTTACATACGTTTTCTGGACGACTATCCTGTCTTTCAACTGAATAATATGTGGAATGATACTGCAATTGCAGGTACACCCGAAGGAAAGCTTTACGTCGTACAAACTAATCCAAAGGTAATAGAGCGTTGTATTCAAATGGTTTCTGATCCTGGTGATCTCGTCCTCGATCCCACATGCGGTTCAGGAACAACAGCATATGTCGCCGAGCAATGGGGCCGTCGCTGGATCACAATAGATACTTCACGAGTTTCTCTCGCACTGGCCCGTGCCCGTATCATGGGAGCCCGTTATCCCTACTATCTATTGAGTGATTCCAAAGACGGCCAGAAGAAAGAAGCGGAGGTTACGCGGACGGAACCCTCCACTGCTGCGACTTATGGGAATATTCGTCACGGGTTTGTTTACGAGCGGGTGCCGCACATCACGCTCAAATCGATTGCCAACAATGCCGAGATCGATGTCATCTGGGAAAAGTTCGAAGAACAGCTCGCTCCGTTACGTGAGGAACTTTCTAAAGCCTCCAAACAGAAGACTACGCTCGAAGAATGGGAAGTTCCCCGCGAGCTTCCCGAAGACTGGCCCGCGGCTGCCGGCAAGCTGCACACCAAATTCTGGAAACTTCGTATCGCCCGGCAGAAAGAGATTGATGCCTCCATCGCCGCCAAAGCCGATTTCGAATATCTGTACGACAAGCCGTATGAAGACAAAAGCAAAGTTCGTGTGGCTGGTCCGTTTACGGTTGAAAGTCTTTCGCCGCATCGAATTCTCGGCGTCGATGAAAACGACGATTTGATCGACCCGCTCGATCAGGACAACTCCGGCGATGCCGACGGCTTTGCCGAAATGATTCTGGAAAACCTCCGCACGGCTGGCGTCCAGCAGGCCCATAAAGATGACCGCATCACCTTCACCTCGCTCCTCCCCTGGCCCGGCGACATGGTTTGTGCCGAGGGACATTACCAGGAAGGCGAAACGGATCGACGAGCCGCCATTTTCATCGGCCCGGAATTCGGCACTGTCCAGCGACAGGACCTTGTGTCAGCCGCCCGAGAAGCCGCCGATGCCCAGTTCGACGTGCTGATCGCCTGCGCTTTCAACTACGATGCCCTCTCCAACGAATTCAATAAACTCGGCCGCATTCCGGTTTTAAAGGCCCGCATGAATGCCGACCTGCACATGGCCGAAGACCTCAAGAACACCGGCAAGGGAAACCTGTTCGTCATCTTCGGCGAGCCGGATATCGAAATTCTGGAAGAGCAGGACAACCAGATCCGAGTCAAAGTGAACGGAGTGGATGTCTTCCACCCCAACACAGGCGAAGTCCGCAGCGACGGCCCCGAAGGCATCGCCTGCTGGTTCCTCGACACCGACTACAACGAAGAAAGCTTCTTCGTCCGCCACGCCTACTTCCTAGGCGCTAACGACCCGTACAAATCGCTGAAAACAACCCTCAAAGCCGAAATCAACGAAGACGCCTGGGAAGCCCTCAAAAGCGACACCTCCCGCCCCTTCGAGAAACCGGAGTCAGGGAGAATTGCTGTGAAGGTGATTAATCATCTCGGGGATGAAGTGATGAAGGTGTTTCGGGTTTAG
- a CDS encoding ISAs1 family transposase — MFSNPLSFLLFFEDLADPREDYKVTHSLSDMIFLALCGAVANCDHWTEIEIYARNHLKFLKKYVSLKNGVPSHDTFSRVFSRLDPVAFSECLIKWVDSLQSDLASQGVHLDGKVLRRSFDKAAGKGALNVVTAWAGDLHLCLGQLPVEEGTNEKTAMPKLIELLELSGAVVTVDAAHTNKSVARQLRGKNADYVMTVKGNQPKLYEIINQKFEELSENDFQHPKVRRHTTRESNGGRDEYRRYTVFPAPAEVKQLGWVDVKSIGMVYRERTVNGKTSQELIYFISSLPPKVRTLAKHVRDHWKIENQMHWSLDVTFAEDTSRIRKGEGAANAAIFRRLALTILKRYTDEKMSIRSKRLTASWNSENLLRYLTGNQA, encoded by the coding sequence ATGTTTTCCAATCCGTTGTCATTTTTACTTTTCTTTGAAGACCTGGCTGATCCACGAGAGGACTACAAAGTTACCCATTCGCTCAGCGATATGATTTTCCTGGCTCTCTGCGGGGCGGTTGCCAATTGCGATCATTGGACGGAGATTGAAATCTATGCACGCAATCATCTCAAATTCCTCAAGAAATATGTTTCGCTCAAAAACGGAGTTCCCTCACATGATACGTTCAGTCGAGTCTTTTCACGACTCGATCCGGTCGCATTCTCGGAATGCTTGATCAAGTGGGTGGATTCCCTGCAAAGTGATCTCGCCAGCCAGGGCGTGCATCTGGATGGTAAAGTTCTCAGGCGGAGTTTCGACAAAGCTGCTGGCAAGGGAGCTTTAAATGTTGTGACGGCCTGGGCGGGTGATTTGCATTTGTGCCTGGGACAGTTACCGGTCGAGGAAGGCACGAACGAGAAGACTGCGATGCCGAAGTTGATTGAACTACTGGAGCTATCGGGAGCCGTTGTGACTGTCGATGCGGCTCATACAAACAAGTCGGTAGCCCGGCAGTTGCGTGGCAAAAACGCGGACTACGTGATGACCGTCAAGGGGAATCAACCGAAGTTGTATGAGATCATCAATCAGAAGTTTGAGGAGCTTTCTGAGAACGACTTTCAGCATCCCAAAGTTCGGCGTCATACGACACGGGAATCAAACGGAGGTCGGGACGAATATCGACGCTATACTGTCTTTCCTGCCCCTGCCGAAGTGAAACAACTCGGGTGGGTCGATGTGAAATCAATTGGGATGGTGTACCGCGAACGAACGGTCAACGGGAAGACGTCGCAGGAGTTGATCTACTTCATCTCCAGCCTGCCGCCCAAAGTGCGAACCCTGGCTAAGCACGTTCGGGACCACTGGAAGATTGAGAACCAGATGCATTGGTCATTGGACGTCACTTTTGCAGAAGATACAAGCCGAATCCGTAAAGGCGAGGGTGCTGCGAACGCAGCGATCTTCCGCCGATTAGCACTGACAATTTTGAAGAGATACACCGACGAAAAAATGAGCATCCGCTCGAAACGACTCACCGCGAGCTGGAATTCAGAGAATTTATTGCGATATTTAACAGGAAATCAGGCATAA
- a CDS encoding tetratricopeptide repeat protein: protein MTTKFIQAISKLLSSAPSQATTAIGVGTALAATGYGPLSLSVMGLGAAGIFAYDLWNGIVQGHTIDEIREHVKATLNAQQRQQAGLALGTDFIASELGLPEAELLGIDDLRRPYDILLRFVQGEIDSLEDLTKELQATQDQTLKAINQLLENDRKLEQRLNARLISLESQLPVAVKQEILPNIVKEFDRLRDLITRQAKVAPRLDLTVRVYDPTQKEQLQSVDRFIYDRQRVPLFGREQELEELHQFLQPGENFSIDVRWWLWTGPGGIGKSRLALELALQAEALGWHAGFWKDSDLNWEQWQPEQPTLIIVDYVEQKSDLIRKALEAFANGNSTSHPVRFLLLARSAEQELKAETTDDPMSKLIGFQQKDRWWEDFLSSASHTLKSSLNDMAYCDTAEESHRRLGSLSNDDLIKTIQFVHAELLEYAAEIKLLEAADQKTILDNLGSLDSHGRPLFAAFAAEAIARHGIEEVRHWNSIDLAEHCLDREINRWKDSCYNGNPNQLDAAHLNLLTLATFLGGEDLQLCDSALNKGCSIPPFEEVQIEAVKAMTGYTGSFSEETFTPLEPDLLGELWILQRLAGRIVLNGETKPKVKRETFELMKFAWCQNPKQTGEVMVNCIRDFPEHPAVDLFVGLNSKLCDNCEITRFCDAIFKRGLQYGQSNLHGNAIKEFSYLLKTNTSDDRIHILSIFFRGVSYYSLGNILCAISEYTQIIKIHNVNNDILTKSLFNRANSYIDLNMNAEAISDYERIIGIPVAPLNNRISALINHALTLHKNGLITDLEVISRYSQVIENDKISAGLVSQALFNRAVIYTTVDDLNNSIADYSTIVESNDSPSEFKVRAFYNRGHVYLLNKEYEKAINDFSKLFNFPNASSVIRVQSIIGRGLAHMRLLNYEQALKDFDQAIIYPNAPLEFQAMAKVNRGNVFGKTRDIPKSIAEYTAVIINIEIPDAIKSVAYYNRGEAYYLSGNPDSAIKDIEIALTFNTLDVQQKQEAIELLQKVQKEMQV, encoded by the coding sequence ATGACAACAAAATTTATCCAGGCCATTTCGAAACTCCTGTCATCTGCTCCCAGTCAGGCAACGACTGCTATTGGCGTGGGAACTGCACTCGCTGCAACTGGTTATGGACCTTTGAGTTTATCTGTGATGGGTTTGGGCGCGGCTGGGATTTTTGCTTACGATCTGTGGAACGGAATCGTTCAGGGACACACGATTGATGAAATCCGCGAGCATGTCAAAGCGACTTTGAATGCACAGCAAAGACAGCAGGCGGGGCTTGCACTTGGTACGGATTTCATCGCCAGTGAACTCGGTTTGCCGGAAGCGGAATTACTCGGCATCGATGACCTGCGACGCCCCTACGATATTCTTTTACGGTTTGTTCAGGGGGAGATCGATTCCCTTGAAGACTTAACGAAAGAACTTCAGGCGACTCAGGACCAGACCCTCAAAGCGATCAATCAACTTCTTGAAAACGATCGCAAACTCGAACAACGGCTCAATGCCCGATTGATTTCCTTGGAATCCCAGTTGCCAGTAGCTGTCAAGCAGGAAATCCTGCCCAACATCGTTAAGGAGTTTGATCGCCTGCGGGATCTGATCACAAGGCAAGCAAAGGTTGCTCCCCGCCTGGATTTGACGGTGCGAGTTTACGATCCCACTCAGAAGGAGCAGCTGCAGTCCGTAGATCGATTCATTTATGACCGTCAGCGTGTGCCTCTGTTTGGGCGGGAACAGGAGCTGGAAGAACTGCATCAGTTTCTGCAGCCGGGTGAGAATTTCAGTATTGATGTTCGCTGGTGGTTATGGACGGGTCCGGGTGGCATTGGTAAAAGTCGGCTGGCACTGGAACTGGCATTACAGGCCGAAGCCCTGGGCTGGCATGCCGGGTTCTGGAAAGATTCGGACCTGAACTGGGAACAATGGCAACCGGAGCAGCCGACACTCATTATTGTCGACTATGTAGAACAGAAAAGTGATCTCATCCGCAAGGCTCTGGAAGCCTTTGCGAACGGAAACAGCACGTCGCATCCAGTTCGCTTCCTCCTGCTGGCTCGATCAGCAGAGCAGGAATTAAAAGCGGAGACGACAGACGATCCGATGTCAAAACTGATTGGCTTTCAGCAAAAGGATCGCTGGTGGGAAGATTTTCTATCGTCCGCCTCCCACACCTTAAAATCATCCCTCAATGATATGGCCTATTGTGATACTGCTGAAGAATCCCACCGCAGGCTCGGCTCACTATCTAATGACGATTTGATCAAGACGATTCAATTTGTCCATGCCGAACTGTTGGAGTATGCAGCTGAAATCAAACTTCTGGAGGCAGCCGACCAGAAAACGATTCTCGATAACCTGGGCTCACTCGATTCCCACGGGCGACCGCTGTTCGCGGCTTTTGCAGCCGAGGCAATTGCACGGCACGGAATCGAGGAAGTCCGACACTGGAATTCGATTGACCTGGCAGAGCACTGTCTCGACCGGGAAATCAATCGCTGGAAAGATTCCTGTTACAACGGAAATCCCAACCAACTCGATGCCGCGCATTTGAATTTGCTGACACTCGCCACCTTCCTCGGTGGAGAAGACCTGCAACTCTGCGATTCGGCCTTGAACAAGGGTTGCAGCATTCCACCTTTTGAGGAGGTGCAAATCGAAGCGGTCAAAGCCATGACCGGCTACACGGGTAGTTTCAGTGAAGAGACTTTTACCCCCCTCGAACCCGACCTGTTGGGAGAATTATGGATTCTGCAGCGGCTCGCCGGGCGAATTGTATTGAATGGTGAGACCAAACCAAAAGTAAAACGAGAAACATTCGAGCTGATGAAATTCGCCTGGTGCCAAAACCCAAAACAAACGGGTGAGGTGATGGTGAATTGCATTCGGGATTTTCCTGAGCATCCGGCAGTTGATTTGTTCGTGGGACTTAATAGCAAGTTATGTGACAATTGTGAAATCACAAGATTCTGCGATGCGATATTCAAGCGTGGATTGCAATACGGTCAGTCCAATCTACATGGTAATGCAATCAAGGAATTCTCGTATTTACTGAAAACAAATACCTCAGATGATAGAATCCACATATTGTCAATATTCTTCCGTGGTGTATCATATTATTCACTTGGTAATATTCTATGTGCTATTTCTGAATACACTCAAATAATAAAAATACACAACGTGAATAACGACATTCTAACAAAGTCTTTGTTTAACAGAGCCAACTCTTACATTGACTTAAACATGAATGCTGAAGCAATTTCTGATTACGAACGTATTATTGGAATTCCAGTTGCACCACTGAATAATCGGATTTCTGCTCTAATTAATCATGCATTAACTCTGCATAAAAATGGACTCATAACTGATCTGGAAGTTATTTCCCGATACAGTCAAGTTATTGAAAATGATAAAATCTCAGCAGGCCTTGTGTCGCAGGCACTCTTCAATCGTGCAGTAATTTACACAACAGTTGATGATTTAAATAACTCGATAGCCGATTACAGCACAATCGTTGAATCAAATGACTCTCCTAGTGAATTTAAAGTTAGGGCTTTTTACAACAGGGGGCATGTATACCTTCTAAACAAAGAATACGAAAAAGCTATTAATGATTTTTCTAAATTATTTAATTTCCCCAATGCTTCATCTGTTATTCGAGTTCAATCAATTATTGGTCGAGGACTCGCTCACATGCGACTATTGAATTATGAGCAAGCATTGAAAGACTTTGACCAAGCAATTATTTATCCCAATGCTCCGTTAGAGTTTCAAGCAATGGCAAAAGTAAATCGTGGAAATGTTTTCGGTAAAACCAGAGATATACCTAAGTCAATAGCTGAATACACAGCAGTTATTATAAATATTGAAATACCTGATGCGATTAAGTCTGTAGCCTACTATAATAGAGGGGAAGCGTACTATTTATCTGGCAATCCCGACTCTGCAATAAAGGACATTGAAATAGCATTAACATTCAATACACTCGATGTCCAGCAAAAACAGGAAGCAATCGAACTTCTACAAAAAGTACAAAAAGAAATGCAGGTTTAA
- a CDS encoding ParB N-terminal domain-containing protein: MQTELKFEQWPIKKVTPYANNPRKNDHAVEQVARSITEYGFRQPIVVDEHGVIVDDHTRWKAANKLKLKEVPVHVAKDLTEA; the protein is encoded by the coding sequence TTGCAGACGGAACTGAAGTTCGAACAATGGCCCATAAAGAAGGTCACCCCTTATGCGAACAATCCTCGAAAGAATGATCATGCTGTTGAACAGGTGGCTCGCTCGATAACAGAGTATGGCTTCCGGCAGCCGATCGTCGTCGATGAACACGGCGTGATTGTCGACGACCACACGCGCTGGAAGGCAGCCAACAAGCTCAAGTTGAAAGAGGTACCGGTCCACGTTGCCAAGGACCTGACTGAAGCCTAG
- a CDS encoding S24 family peptidase, whose amino-acid sequence MFHEMYKKELQRLEKDFLHTLRQKKIINPGAGIPMGLNKEANWDNQLSIFKYGTAAAKPDSWEVDFAEVPTLMAVLPGNAVLVVGNGMEPVARDGQWALLADEQTEVEEGDLVAVKCVDNSKLLRRISSHGEEWILKAINPNDPKPDFCVPKTESSLRKVLGVLFDPQRSGRNNNSDKPVEWCPRGDFDIKWLKKLAGVQVLEDSLDPIARDGQHVLIDQTEGHSYSEVKNGDLAVIDSSTEGIGRVIKRVYHHDLGCILTSPNQVDPHPPLLIPRDELDKAKFWVLKGVLFESIDLSDEYTQVD is encoded by the coding sequence ATGTTTCACGAGATGTATAAGAAAGAACTGCAGCGACTGGAAAAAGATTTCCTGCACACTTTGAGGCAAAAAAAGATAATCAACCCTGGTGCTGGGATTCCAATGGGACTTAACAAAGAGGCCAATTGGGATAACCAACTTAGTATCTTTAAATATGGAACCGCTGCTGCAAAGCCGGACAGTTGGGAAGTCGATTTCGCGGAAGTTCCAACATTGATGGCCGTTCTTCCGGGTAATGCGGTGCTGGTCGTCGGAAATGGAATGGAACCAGTCGCTCGAGACGGACAATGGGCATTGTTAGCAGATGAGCAAACGGAGGTGGAAGAGGGGGATTTAGTCGCGGTGAAATGCGTGGACAATAGCAAGTTGTTGAGACGCATCTCATCGCATGGAGAAGAATGGATCCTGAAAGCAATCAATCCGAACGATCCTAAACCTGATTTCTGTGTTCCCAAAACAGAGTCATCACTGCGAAAAGTGTTGGGAGTCTTATTCGATCCTCAAAGATCAGGACGTAATAACAACTCTGACAAACCTGTTGAGTGGTGCCCCAGAGGAGACTTTGATATCAAGTGGCTGAAAAAACTGGCGGGAGTGCAAGTTCTTGAAGACAGTCTTGATCCCATTGCACGGGACGGTCAGCATGTTTTGATCGATCAGACGGAAGGGCACAGCTATTCTGAAGTCAAGAATGGAGACCTCGCTGTAATTGATTCATCTACGGAAGGGATTGGACGGGTCATAAAACGTGTATACCATCATGATTTGGGGTGCATTCTCACTAGCCCCAATCAGGTCGACCCTCACCCACCACTTTTGATCCCTCGTGACGAACTCGATAAGGCTAAGTTCTGGGTTTTAAAGGGTGTGCTGTTCGAATCAATCGATTTATCAGATGAATATACGCAAGTAGATTGA